A DNA window from Thermoanaerobaculales bacterium contains the following coding sequences:
- a CDS encoding endonuclease/exonuclease/phosphatase family protein, with protein sequence MARRSKLAVVAVAVVIVVIAAAALHLRSRLRCAGFAGPGVTAGELPPPCPAGWLRLATWNVRNFPLDERAGDPELGFARQTNICDLEDALAGLDADVLGLAEIRDARRFPPILRRTAGDRAYKVVMSRHGGRWSQRVAIAWDDRVLEAVGGPVEIREVVVDEDLRPALALRLRGRGRPGLDFTVVQVHLKASPKGYPVRIEQHRALIEWLRRWSGSASGQGLVVMGDFNTTGGERGSTRRELETVDRLYGRVGLSRVPNAAGCTEYWEGEGEADGVQLPSQLDHILVRGLGGDLPAARPWLHCARAGCGPLVSRPGEEDGTFWDVSDHCPLTVDLPWPAGS encoded by the coding sequence ATGGCTCGCCGGTCGAAGCTGGCCGTGGTCGCGGTGGCGGTGGTGATCGTCGTGATCGCCGCCGCCGCGCTTCACCTTCGCAGCCGCCTCCGCTGCGCCGGCTTCGCGGGGCCGGGCGTGACCGCCGGCGAGCTGCCGCCGCCGTGTCCTGCCGGATGGCTGCGGCTCGCCACCTGGAACGTGCGGAACTTCCCGCTCGACGAACGGGCCGGCGACCCCGAGCTCGGTTTCGCGCGGCAGACCAACATCTGCGACCTCGAGGATGCCCTCGCCGGTCTCGACGCCGACGTTCTCGGCCTTGCCGAGATCCGAGACGCGCGGCGCTTCCCCCCGATCCTGCGGCGGACCGCCGGCGACCGCGCCTACAAGGTGGTGATGTCGCGGCACGGCGGCCGGTGGAGCCAGCGGGTCGCCATCGCATGGGACGACCGGGTCCTGGAGGCGGTCGGCGGGCCGGTGGAGATCCGCGAGGTCGTGGTCGACGAGGACCTGCGGCCGGCCCTCGCGCTGCGGCTGCGCGGCCGGGGCCGGCCGGGCCTGGACTTCACGGTGGTCCAGGTTCACCTGAAGGCGAGCCCGAAGGGATACCCGGTCCGCATCGAGCAGCACCGCGCCCTGATCGAGTGGTTGCGACGGTGGAGCGGCAGCGCCTCCGGGCAGGGGCTGGTGGTGATGGGTGACTTCAACACCACCGGCGGTGAGCGCGGCTCCACGCGCCGGGAGCTGGAGACGGTCGACCGCCTGTACGGCCGGGTCGGGCTCAGCCGGGTCCCCAACGCCGCCGGCTGCACCGAGTACTGGGAGGGAGAGGGCGAGGCGGACGGCGTCCAGCTGCCGTCGCAGCTCGACCACATCTTGGTGCGCGGCCTCGGCGGCGACCTGCCGGCCGCCCGGCCGTGGCTGCACTGCGCGCGGGCCGGCTGCGGACCGCTGGTGTCACGTCCCGGCGAGGAGGACGGCACCTTCTGGGACGTCTCCGACCACTGCCCGCTGACCGTCGACCTGCCATGGCCCGCCGGCTCCTGA